The DNA region TGCTAGGTAATACTAAATGCATTTAGAGTGTATGTACATGAATTTTATTAGTTGAGTTGTTAAGGGCTCTTTTGAAATCATTTACCCTTTTGAATTAGAAGTTTTGTTTAATAGTCTTGTTCTTTACACTTTTCAAAAAGTGTAGCAAAACCACCGCTGTATCAGGAAGTCTACTCCACAAATAGCTTTCCGGAAAAACAATAAACTCCTCCTTATAGTGACATTCTGCGAATGGTCACTAACGAGCGTCAAACAGTATTGTTTTATATCCTACAAGCCATTTGCTCCGCTTAACGACTTCCTGATAAGGCGGAGGTAGACTTCCGTTGGAAGTCTTTATAAACATTGCTTGATTTAATACAGAATCCTTAACTGGATTCTAGTTCATAACAAAATAGATTCAAATACACTTTCTTCATGATAAAAGCTGGTGCTAATCCTTAAGTCATAATTTTCTTTCGAAGATAGTGGGCTGGCCTTTCCCAAACAGGCGGCGGCTCATGGGGTGAATTATAGAATGTTTCATTTGTCATCAAAGGGCCTTGGCTTTTAAAATAATGACATCGAACATATTTGGAATAGAGATAAGTGTTCTAGTTCTGATAGAGAGGTAAAATTATTAGGTCATTAGTTTTCTACTTTGGTAGGCAAATCAATATTCTATAAGAGGCGGGTAGGCATTTGTTTGGGATGGCTTTTGCTTCCTTTTTTCCACAAAAAAGGATGAGTTGATGTTTTACACAACAAAAAAATAGCAAACCAACCAATGAGAACAAATCAGGTGAGATGGAATAATTACATATAAAAGGGACTAATAGAGTCTACCAGTAAATTATATTTAGTATAGGTTCCTTTGTTATGGCCATATCACAATTTAAATACATTTTGCCTAGCGCATAAAAATAGGATTTAGCCAGTTTAAGGTTTATAGAAATTAGAAAAAATGAAACAAGATTAATCTTCTACATTCCAAACAGCGCCTTCTTTGGTATCGGTCACTTTGATATTGACTTTGGCCAGTTCATCGCGAATTAAATCTGCAGTACCCCAGTCTTTATTTTGTTTGGCTTGCTGGCGTAGACTCAATACCGTTTGCATGACACCTTCTAATACTTCATTATCTCCACCTTCAGCTTTTTCTTCAGCTTTTAAGCCTAAAATGGAAAATACGAAGCTATTCATTTCTTTTTGAAGCTTCTCTAAATCACTGGCAGAAATAGTTTCTTTGCCATCATTACAACTATTGATGAGTTTTACAGCATCAAAAAGATTGGCAATAAGAACTGGAGTATTGAAATCATCGTTCATGGCTTCATAACATTTGGTCATGATTTCATTCACATTTACACTAGAGGAGGCCGCTGGTTTTAATCCAGCCAAAGTTTCCATAGCTGTCATTAGTTTTTGATAGCCTTTTTCAGCGGCTAAAAGGGCATCGTTACTCAAGTCTAGAGTAGAACGATAATGAGCTTGTAAGATAAAGAAACGAACCACCATCGGACTGAATGCTTTGCTGAGCTTGTCATTGTCTCCACTGAATAGCTCGGCTGGAAGCAAGGTGTTTCCTGTGGATTTGCTCATCTTTTGCCCATTAAGAGTGAGCATATTGGCATGCATCCAATAGTTAACAGGGTTTTTGGCGCCATGTGTCGCTTTGTTTTGAGCAATCTCACATTCATGGTGCGGGAATTTTAAATCCATTCCTCCTCCGTGAATATCAAACTGCTCACCTAGATATTTGGTACCCATCACGGAGCATTCCAAATGCCAACCTGGGAAACCAATGCTCCAAGGTGATTTCCAGCGCATGATATGTTCTGGAGATGCTTTTTTCCATAAGGCGAAATCGGCAGGATTTCTTTTCTCACTTTGCCCGTCTAGTTCTCTCGTATTACTCATCAGCTCGTCTACATTTCTTCCTGAGAGCATACCATAATCATTATTGAAATCTTTATTATAGGCATTCACATCAAAATAGATGCTCCCCTGACTTTCATAAGCTAAGTCCTTGGAAAGAATATCTTCAACCATGGTGATTTGTTCAATCAAATGACCTGTGGCTGTGGGCTCTATACTTGGTGCGAGGTTATTAAATTGCTCCAGAACTTTATGAAAATCCAAAGTGTATTTCTGTACAATCTCCATGGGCTCAAGTTGACTCAGTCTTGCTTTTTTAGAGATTTTATCTTCTCCTACATCGCCATCATTCTCTAAATGCCCTGCATCAGTAATGTTTCTCACATATCTCACATCATAACCTATAGCACTGAGGTATCTGTAAATCACATCGAAAGAAATAAAAGTACGGCAGTTTCCCAAGTGAACATCACTATATACTGTTGGGCCACAAACATACATTCCTACATGAGGAGCATTAATGGCTTTAAAAACTTCTTTTGTTCTACTTAGGGTATTATATACTTTTAATTCTTGCATAGGGCATTCTATTTTTTTGCAAAAATAGAGTTTTTTCAGCGAATTTTTCTTTTGAATGGAATTTCTTTTGGTTTATGGCTCTCACTGTTGAGGGAAAATTTAAGAATAAGGAAATTACTATCGTTTCAAGTTTTAGATTAGGAAGAGAAATAACGGAACTTCTAAATATTATAAGTTTATTTACTTGGAGCCGAAAATACTTCAGTTGCTTCCGTTTCCATATTCTCAAAATCAAATAAGGTTTGGTTTTCCCAAGAGCTGCCAATTTTAGATTCTGGACCATCCCAAGCCACCCAATCTGGTGCCCAATAGCAAAATCCGAAAGCACCAGCAAGTTTAATCTTTTCTTTGAGTTGACTTAGAAAAGCTTTCTGCCCTTCTTGTGTTGCCGGAAAATTAGGGAGTATCAAGTGCTCGTCTGCTCCAACAATATTATTGGTCCAGTCGTTCCAGCCCAAAGTAAAAGGGTAGGAGGTTTCTGCAATAATGACTTCTTTGTTATACTTGCTTTTTAAAGAGCTCATATTATTTTGAAGGGCATCCATATCTTTACCATGCCACCATGGATAGTAGGATAATCCTATAAAGTCATAATCTAAACAGGTCATCTTATTATAAAACCAATCGCTGGCTTCATGTCCAGCAAAGTGAATCATAATTTGACTAGTACTCGAATGATCTCGTACCGCTTTTATCCCACTTTCCATTAATTGTAAAAACTGGGATTCATTATCTTGAAGATTACCTTCGGGCCAGAGGAATCCTCCGTTTATTTCATTTCCGATTTGAATAATATCGGGCTGTATCTGTTCAACAATCCTTTGGGTATATTTATAAACACTGTCTTTTAAAACTGGGAAACTTAAATTCTTCCATGCCTCTGGAGTTTCTTGATGTCCTGGGTCAGCCCAAGTATCTGAATAGTGCACCGTGAGCCATACCTTCAAGCTCTTTGCTTTTAGCTCTTGGCTAAATGCTTTGACTTCCGCAAAGGAAGCGGCTTCAGTTTGGGGTTGATACCATAATTTCAACCTCACCACATTCATTCCTCTTTCTTTAAAAATATCCACTACGTTTTTCCCAATGCCTTCTGCATCATAGAATTTAGTGTTATTTCTTTCGAGAAAGGGTAGAAAAGACAAATCTGCACCACTGACATAAGTTAATGGTATGGGTTCTGTTGGTGTTTCTTCCTTTTTATCGTCTTCTTTTGAGCAACAAGCAAATAGGAATACAAAAATAATAGCAAGAGCAGAATAGTGTTTAAGGCTCATAGGGCTTCATGGTTTTAAATATTTATAAATTTAAACTCATGACAAAGTTAGTTTATTCACATTAATAAAATCCTATACATCCAAAACCGTTATTTATTATTATAAACGTACTAGAATCCATTCATTACCCTCTTTGTTATTGATGGTTTCGCTAAGATAAAAGCCCGATTTTTGATAAAAAGATTCTAAGTTTAGATCTTCAATACTTAACCAATAGTTCTGTTCTGGGTTTTCTTGAAATAATTGTTCGAGCCAATATTGACCTAATCCTTTTCCTCTATGTTCTTCCGAAATCCAAATATAGCCTAGGTAATGGTATCCGAGTTGATAATACTTATCTGCAATTTTAACATTCGCTATCATATCTGGAGATGCTTTAGTAAACACAATTCCACCACCAATAATTTTGCCCGCTTCTAATAATGTATATATTCGGCTGCTGTCGCTGTATTGATTCCAATATGGAATAATAGTATCTTGCCAGTCTAAAGGTAAAAGAGTGAAAAAATCCATGGCGGATTCCGTTATCTCATTAAATAATATAGAAGATTTCATATCAAAAGTTTATAAGTAACCCCAAGCCCACAATTTATCTGAATCCTCACTCCATCTATCACCAATATCGGTTCTATAATAGGAGCTATTTATCAATACATTATTAATGCGATTATACATTACTTTTTGGGCCTCCTTCATGGTTGTTCCCGTTCCGCTGATGAGTAATGCGACTCCTGTGTCGCCAGTGATGAGCCATTCTCCATTTATATTTTTTAAATCTTGTATATGGATTCCTTCTTTCATGGGTTTTCTCAAAATAACAATAGCATCTTTGGAAAACATTTCAAAGGATTTTTTGTCTTGAAATGGAAAAGGAGGGACCACCATATATGCTCCAATTTGAAATCCTTTTTTTACCTGGATTTTGAATTCTAATCCTGTGGCAATTTTATACAGCATCATCCCGATGGGCTCTGTAATTCCAGCCTGCTGAATAAAAATCTGAGGGTAGCCAAAGCGAGTGGTAAATTCTAAAGGATAAATTCCGTTTCCATTTACAATACAATTGACGTCGATGTGTCCAACAAAATGATGTTTTTTCAACTCATTTTCTAGTTTTAAAAGAGTGGCATTAAAGAGCGGACTTTCCTCGGTCCAAAACATGCTCGTCCCCATCTCACCGGTGGAAACTCCTAATTCTTTTGGAAATAGTTTCTTGTGTTCAAAAGTGATATTATAAGGTTTAATAAATTGGGTTCCATTAAAAAATGCAGCCACAGAAACTTCCACACCATTAACTTTTCGTTGCAATTGAAATACTTCCAAATCACTTCCCCAAGTTTTCTCATAAGCTTTTAATACCCTGATGATGTCATTCCCGTCATCCTCCTTTCCAACAAATAGTAGCTGTTTATAGTCCTGCATTTTTCCAGAAGGTTTTAGGACATAGGAGTGAGGATTGTTTTGTACATATTCAATAGCCTCTTGATAGGAGGTGAATTCTTTATAATTCAGTATTTTTATTTTGTTTTTCTTTAGCTCTTCTTGTCCAAAGCTTCTGTCTAACTCAAGTTTATCACTATATTCGCAGCCGCCAATGACATGTTTCCCAGCATGACGTAGTTCTTCGGCTTCCTTGCCCCAGCCTATATAGTCGAAGATGATTACATCGGCCCAATCAACCTGTTTTTTCCAATCTCTAGTTTTTGGCACAAAGCCTAATCCAACTTCTCTACAAGAAACCGTTTCGATAAAAAGTTTTACTAAGTTCCCTTCTTTTTGAACGGTATTGGCAATATCTAAAATTTCGCCCCATTTTGAAACAAAAAGGAACTTCTTTTTATGCTCTATCATTTTTATTATTTTCTTAAAATAAAATTGAGCAAATGTATTCGTTTTTTGGTCTTTTCAATGAAATTTATAAAAATAAAATGATTGCTCAAAATGGGAAAGTAGTGTCTGTGTAAATATCTGAAAAACAATAATTAATAATTTTTTTCACGGAGCTCTGAAAACTGGTTTCTATTCTGATTTTTCCACCTAGGGAAAGAGTGGATAAAATACCCAAAACGATAAACATAATTTTCGGATGGATATTCAATGATTTTAATTTCTTAATCCATTTTTGGAAATTCTTGGGAAGGTAGGGAAGTGGATTATACATTCTCAATGATATTTATGCGATTAATAATTGATGATGATTCAGTGGTATTATTAAAGATTTCAAAGCTACTTAGGTGTTTTTAGGTGAAATAAGGACGCCATTCTAATCACCTCAAGATACAATGAGTTTAGAAATCTGAAGTTTGCCATTTTTATCTTCTATTTTTATGATGTAGATTCCTTTTTTTATTTTATCCGTTGGAATAAATACCTGATTAGAAAAATCATAATTAATACTTATGATAAGTTGACCAGAATAATCAAATATATTTATCGACTTCATTTGAATAGGATTAGAAAGCTGTAGAACTTGACCTGATTGGATAGGGTTTGGATAAATGACTACTTTGTTTTCTTGTATTTCGTTTATTCCAGTTTTAAGATCATAACATGGATAATCCTGATATTGATAAATTTGACCTTCCTCGTTATAAGCACATGACATCATCCAATCCGGGCAAACAATAAAATCATAAACCTTACTATAAATTGGGCCAAAGCAACTGCCTATTCCTTCCATCCAATATTCTTCATAATTACCATCAAGTGTATATTTCTTTCGAAAGAAACCTTCATATTCTACCCATGATATATCATTAACAGTGATTTCTATAAAGCCTTGCCCTTCAGGAGAGTATATGGTGGTGCTTTCTCCGATAGTTAAATTGAAATCATAGATTAAAGCTTCGGCTTGATTATAGTGTCTTAAATACACTTTGTTGTTTTCTTCTCTGATTAATGCCTTAAAATGCAGTGTGTTGAGGGAGTCGTAAGAGGTGTATAGTTTCTTGTAATTGACATTGTCGATTATGGAATCTCCCATAAATAGGAGGATTTCTGTTATGTAATTTTCAAAATTGCTTAGTCTAACATTCCATTGTTTTCCCTCTTCTATAAAGTTAGGGGAGGGTAGTACAGAATGGTAATAGCAATAAGCAAAATCTGGATTATCCCAAATGATATCGTCCTCAAAAAAACAACAGGTTAATTTTATGTCACTTGGCATTTCAGAAGAAAAGTGACATGGGTTAATAGGGAATAATGGTCCATGAATACTTCCTATATCTTCTATCCAAATTTCATTTAATAGATATGGAGGGTTTAGTGAAGTACTAAAATGAAATTGCTTTTTATAGGTTCCATTTATTAGAATGCTATCTATATATTCAACGAAAAGATAATTGTTTTCTGACCCAAGTCCCTCAAAATATAATACAGAGTCACCTATATTTAGATTAAAATTATAAAGTTGATGAACGACTTCGTTTGTGTCTTTGAAACTAACAATATGTTCCTCTTGTTGGATAAAGCCAAGGGGAATTGAGTTCTCATTTAGGCTTTCTTCATATGTAAAAGATAATTTTTGCCATGTTTGATTTTCGATAATGGTATCTCCAGTATATCCATATACGCTAGTGATGGTGTCTACATTAGAGGGGTAGTTTGGAGAGGTATTGACTAATTGTTTAGCAACATCCCAACTTAGTTCAGGAGCATTGAAATTTTGGCCAATACCATTTGAGTATATCAATATTGTTAATAGAAGAGGGAATATTTTTTTCATATCATTGTTTATATGGAAATTTAAACATTATAGAAGTCTATCTTTAAAGACAGTCCGTTTTGAGGAAAGGTTGCTTCTAAGCTGTTAAAAATCAATGTCTAACTTGGTAAGAACTGCGTTGGAGCCATAGTGGTGGCTTTTCTGAGGACTTTTAATTAGCTTCCCCATGACTTTAAATCCCCATATCTAGGTATTGCCAGATTTTTTAGCCTCCTCTATTTTTGCCCCATCAAATAATTAGAAGAATGATAAAACATTTAACATCTATTTTAAAAGGAGTCGGCAGTTTGTTGGCTGTTTTAGTGTTGATGTTGTTTTTTCAATCCAGTTTGACATTTAAACATTCCCATTATCTTTCTGATGGTTCTATTATTACTCATGCTCATCCGTTTTCTGATAGTAATGGAACCCAGCACACACATCATAAAAGTGAAATCACTTTTTTAAGCTTGCTCATACCTCATGCCGATTTAGCTCAAGACTTCCCCTATTTGGATATTGAGATTACTGAGGTATTTGTCGCTTCTATTCTTTTTAAGAATGAGGCCATTCAGCTAATGAAAATCCCCTTTAATGCACTTCGGGGACCTCCTAAATGTTAATCTAATTCGCAGAATAACAATTCATTAGTTTTAACCCGCTATGGGTTAAGTTTCAAATATAATAAGTTTTAGGAATGAGATCAATTAAGATTTTAGCATTGCTCATGTCAATGTTAGTTCAAGGGTATGTGTTTGCTGAGGATGTTAAAAAAATAAGAGAGATACATGGTTATGTAGTGTCAAATACTGAGCCTGTTGCTTATGCTACCATTTTAATAAATGGAACTACAATAGGAGCTGCCACAGATGCCAATGGCCACTTTCATTTGCATAATATTCCGAGTGGTGACTTAACTTTAGTAGTAAGTGCAGTGGGATATAAAAGTGTATCTCATGCTGTTGATGTAGCAGAAGAGTTAGATGATAAATTAGAAATTGAACTACAGGAGTCATTAATTACCACAGATGAAGTAGTAGTGAGTGCATCTAGAAATGCAGTGAAAAGAAAGGATGCTCCAGTATTAGTAAATACCATTGGAACAAAAATGCTCGAGAGTGTACAAGCTAGTTCACTGGCGGATGGCCTGAATTTCACCCCTGGTTTACGAGTGGAAAATGATTGTCAAAATTGTGGTTTTACCCAAGTGAGGCTGAATGGCTTAGAAGGTTCTTATAGTCAGGTTTTAATTAATAGCCGACCCATTTTGTCTACAATGGCTGGGGTTTATGGATTGGAACAGATTCCGGTAAATATGATTGATAAGATTGAAGTGGTGAGGGGAGGAGGTTCTGCCTTATTTGGCTCCAATGCAATTGGAGGAACTATTAATGTGATAACCAAAGACCCTTTAGTAAACTCTTATGCCATAGAATCTAATTTCGCTATGATTAACGGTGAGGCGCCAGAGTTTAATTTGAATGCCTCCACGAGTATTGTTAGTGATGATTATAAATCGGGAATGTTTCTTTACGGAGGCATAAAAAGAAGAGATCATTGGGATGCCAATGAGGATGGCTTCTCAGAAATTACAGAAATCAATGCCAATCATCTTGGTTTGAGAGCCTTTTATCGTCCTGGGGATTATAGTAAAATCAATTTGGATTTTGGAGCTACCAAAGAATTTAGAAGAGGAGGAAATAACTTCGATTATAAAGCAGATATGGCAGATATAGCTGAACAGCTCAATCATGATATTATCAGTGGGGGTTTAACTTTTGATCAATACTCCAAAGACTCAAAAAACAAGTTTTCGGCTTATGCAAGCGGGCAATATATTGACAGAGACAGTTATTATGGGGCAGAACAAGACCCTGCTGGTTATGGAAAAACCTATGATTATTCTGCTGTTGCTGGTCTTCAAGAAACCTATTATTTCGATCGTCTCTTGTTTGCTCCTTCCACTCTTACTGCTGGAGCTGAGTTTATTTATGGCTCCTTAAACGATAATAAACTGGGATTTTATAATCAAGACTCCTCAAGAATGGAGGATAATATGAATATTGCCGATCAATATACAACAACATTAGCTGCCTATCTTCAAAATGAATGGGATTTTGACATCATTAAATTCTTAGTTGGAGTTCGTTACGATCAGATTGCTGTGGAAGATAGAGTGCATTCTGATATTGAAAAAGAGGTTTATCCAAATTGGAGCCCAAGAGTAAACTTGGTTTATAAGCCCAGCGAGCATTTGAGTGTTCGAGCTAATTTCTCTACTGGATTTAGAGCGCCTCAAATATACAGTGAAGATTTACATATTGAGGCTTCTGCTGCTAGAAAAGTGATTCATATAAACGACCCAGATTTGGAAGCAGAGCATTCTTGGAGTCTTACAGGTGGTTTTGATTATGATTTAGATTTTAAATCGTCGGCTTTAGAGATTATTTTGGAAGGCTTTTATACCAAATTGGATAATCCCTTTTCAAGTGAATACTTATGGGATGAAGATGAGAAAATACTAACCGATATCAGAGTAAATGCTGAGGATGGTGCTATTGTATCAGGTGTCAATTTGGAAGTAAATTATGCTTTCAATAATAAAATGGACCTGCAGTCTGGTTTTACTGTACAGTCATCGGAGTTTGAGTCAGCTCAGGCTTGGGGTGAGTTGGACGAGAGTGTTTCAAAACATATGACTCGTACACCTAGCAATTATGGTTATTTGGTTTATAGTTATTATCCTACCAAGAAATTCATGGCCAATGTAAATATGAATTATACAGGTAGCATGTATGTTCCTCATCTCGAAACCCAAGAAACACCAGAGGAGTTGGTGAAAACTCAAGAGTTCCTAGATATTGGTGTGAAACTAGCTTATACCTTCAAATTGTCTGGACAAACTAATTTGGAGTTAAGTGGAGGTGTTAAAAATATCTTTAACAGTTATCAAGATGATTTTGATACAGGGGTATATAGAGATGCAGGATACGTTTATGGACCAGGTTTACCTAGAACTTATTTCATCGGACTTAAAATATCCAATATCTAGTATTTGAATAATTTGATTTAGTTTTTAATGCCAATGTTTCGCAGCATTGGCTTTTTACTTTGGTGCTTTTTATAAAGGCAGTATTTAGCTTAAAACCAGAAAGCTCTAACCATCAAAGAAATTCCAAATAAAATAAGTCCAATTCCAGCAACACTATTTATTAAAACCAATAGTCTCTCGGTAAGTAAGGGCTTAAGTTTTCCTGCCAAATAGGATTTTAGAGTATCGCTTAGAAATACAGTGATTAGGGTAACGGAGAACATGGTCATGATAGCATGTTCATCCTTTTGGTAATTGGAGGTGAAGGCTACCATGGTGGCCATCCAGAATAACCAAATAAATGGATTGGCCACATTCAGGAAAAATCCTTTAAGTATATAGGTAATGGCTCTGGGGTCTTTTACCTTAATTTCATCGGCTTTTGTTTTTGGTTTTTTTATATAGGTGATAATACCAAAAACAATTAAGATGAGTCCGCTGGCAATTCCAAAAGCCAATTTATTCTTGGGTTGCTCAACCACTTGTATTACCCCTTGAAAACTCAAGAGGACCAAAAATAAATCACTTAAAAACACACCGAAAGCCAAAGCTATTCCTGCTTTGAATCCTCTATTGATACTTGTTTGCACCAAGGCAAGCAAAGCAGGACCAAAGCCAAATAAGGTGGCCAAGGTGATTCCAAGTATTAACCCATCTCTAATTGCGAAGCCCATTAATAACCTTCTTGTTTAAGGAATTCTAGCCAATCTGTTTTTATTTTGTTTTTTAAGACCCGTGGGAATTTATTGGCACCACCTTCTTTTCCGTTTATTTTCATCCATTTAGCGAAAATTTGGGTAGGGATAATTTTTACTGTTACATCTTTAATGGCCTCCATGCGCTCCACTCTATAGTCATCATTTAAGGTGTTTAAATGATTGTCGAGAGCCTCTTTTATAACCTTAGGTTCTACTTGACAATCGGTGCCTACATGCCATTCATGGGCCCAAAGGCTGCCATGCTCCACCCCCATAACCGTAAATTCACCCACCTCAATATCTAAATCTTGTTGAGTGAGTTCCATAGCTCTATTGATATTATCCATTGATAAATGTTCCCCACAAATACTCAAGAAATGTTTTGTTCTTCCAGTGATGATGATTTGGGATTTTTCAACAGAATTAAATTTGACGGTATCTCCAATTAAATATCTCCATGCCCCAGAATTATTAGATAATAGAAGGGCGTATTCCTCTTTATCGTTCACTTGACCTATATGAAGGACTTTGGCATTTGCATTAATATTTCCTTCGTCATCAAAATTCTGGTCATTAAAGGGAACAAATTCATAGAAAATCCCATTATCCAAAATCAGTTTCATACCTAGATCTTCAGGTTGGTTTTGGTAGGCAATATATCCCTCAGATGCTAAATAGCTCTCATTGTATATGATAGGCCTTGCAAAAAGTTTGTCGAAACTCTTTTTGTAGGGAGCAAAAGCTACACCGCTGTGAACGTATACATTGAGGTTTGGCCAAATATCGTGTATGGAATTTAGCTTATGTGTTTCGATAATCCTTTCCAGAATAATTTGTATCCATGCAGGAACTCCTACAATTACGCCTATATCCCATTTGGGAGCTGATTTTACAATCTCGTCCAGCTTAGTAGCCCAATCTCTTTCTTTTGAGATTCTTCTTCCGGGTTTATAAAAGTGCTGAAACCAGAATGGAATATTCCCAGCTGATATGCCACTTAAATCACCTTCCAAATAACTTCCGTTTAGATTTAAGTGTGTGCTGCCCCCAATCATTAGGATTCCTTTTTGGAAAAACTCAATAGGGAAATCATAACGAGAAGCAGATACCAATTGCCTTAGGCTTGCTTTTTTAATAGATTTTAGCATGTCACCAGTAACTGGAATTTGTTTGCTACTGGCTTCGCTGGTGCCAGATGTAAGAGCAAAGTATTTCACCTTGCCAGGCCAACTCACATATGCTTCGCCATTTAGAGAGCGATACCACCAAGCTTGAAACATTTTACTATAATCAAATACAGGTATTGTATTTTGAAAATCCTGAATAGTTTGTTTGGAATGAAGAATTTTTGAAAAATGGTAATGCTCTCCAAAAGCTGTAATTTCGGCTTTTGAAAGTAATTTCTTTAATTCTTTATATTGTATTTCGATGGGTGAAACCTTGGCTTCTCTAAGAGCAGGTCTATCTTTTATTTGATAAGCCTTTTTTATTAATGTCCCTAATAGCGGCATATATTAATTTTTTACAAAAATATTATTTTTCGCGATATAAGGAGTTTTCAAATATCTTATTAATCATTAAAAATTGAGCTTTATTTTTTATAAATTTGATGCACATGATGAAGTGCTTAAAATATCTGTTTTATTTCTGGTTGGTACTTGCTACCATTTTTAATATTAAGGCTGAAAATCCTCAGCAAATGTTAATAGATAGCCTTCATCTAGTCCTAGAAAACCAAGTAGGTACTGAGCATATTCAAACATTACTTTTAATTGCTGATGTTTTTAGTGAATCCAGTAATACTTCGGCTGTAAAATATGCCAATGATGCTTTAAAGTTATCAATTTCCTCATCAGATAAATTGAATATGGCAAACTCCTACATGCGTTTGGCAACTTATTCCTATGTCGGAGAGAATTATGACAAATCCTTAAATTATTCCAATAAAGCATTAAAATATTATAATCAACTAGGAACTCTGGATTGCCTAAGTGCCGTGTATTTAGATATGGCAACTGTTTATAGTAGGCTTGGCCAATTGGATTCTGCTCAATATTTTTCTGAAGTTTCCTTAGAACAAGCTTATCAAATTTATGATACTTTGAATCAAGTAAAATCGCTACGATCTATAGGAAATGTCTATTATAAACAAGGGCAGGCAGACTTAGCACTAAAGCACTTTCATCAGGCACTAGCTTTAAGTAAACATTCAAGCCTTTGTTGCTCTGAGCAAAGTATGCTCTATAATAATTTAGGGGTGTTGTTTTCAGATTGGCAAGAATTTGATAAATCACTAGCTTATTATAGAAAAGCCCTTGAAATAGCTGATTCTTTGGGTTCTGTGGAGGAGTCTAGTAGGTTGTATAATAATATGGGAACCATTTATTGGTATAAAGAGAATAATGATTCGGCCCTTATGTATTACTTAAAAAGTTTGGATTATAGAGAAAAAACAGGCGATAAGAATGGTAAAGCCTATGTTCTGAATAATTTAGGTATGTATTATGGTTCAGTTGAGAAGTACGAAAAGTCATTAGATTATTTTCAGCAATCATTTGTGGTTTTTGAGGAGCTTTTCAATAGGATGGGTACAACTATGACACTTTATAATATTGGATCTGTATATCAGGAATTAAAGGAATTTGATTTGGCTGCGAAGTATTTTCAGGAAAGTTTGAATATTTCACAAGCGCAAGGTTTTGGGGATTATTTGATAGCC from Lentimicrobium sp. L6 includes:
- a CDS encoding TonB-dependent receptor, with product MRSIKILALLMSMLVQGYVFAEDVKKIREIHGYVVSNTEPVAYATILINGTTIGAATDANGHFHLHNIPSGDLTLVVSAVGYKSVSHAVDVAEELDDKLEIELQESLITTDEVVVSASRNAVKRKDAPVLVNTIGTKMLESVQASSLADGLNFTPGLRVENDCQNCGFTQVRLNGLEGSYSQVLINSRPILSTMAGVYGLEQIPVNMIDKIEVVRGGGSALFGSNAIGGTINVITKDPLVNSYAIESNFAMINGEAPEFNLNASTSIVSDDYKSGMFLYGGIKRRDHWDANEDGFSEITEINANHLGLRAFYRPGDYSKINLDFGATKEFRRGGNNFDYKADMADIAEQLNHDIISGGLTFDQYSKDSKNKFSAYASGQYIDRDSYYGAEQDPAGYGKTYDYSAVAGLQETYYFDRLLFAPSTLTAGAEFIYGSLNDNKLGFYNQDSSRMEDNMNIADQYTTTLAAYLQNEWDFDIIKFLVGVRYDQIAVEDRVHSDIEKEVYPNWSPRVNLVYKPSEHLSVRANFSTGFRAPQIYSEDLHIEASAARKVIHINDPDLEAEHSWSLTGGFDYDLDFKSSALEIILEGFYTKLDNPFSSEYLWDEDEKILTDIRVNAEDGAIVSGVNLEVNYAFNNKMDLQSGFTVQSSEFESAQAWGELDESVSKHMTRTPSNYGYLVYSYYPTKKFMANVNMNYTGSMYVPHLETQETPEELVKTQEFLDIGVKLAYTFKLSGQTNLELSGGVKNIFNSYQDDFDTGVYRDAGYVYGPGLPRTYFIGLKISNI
- a CDS encoding LysE family translocator, whose amino-acid sequence is MGFAIRDGLILGITLATLFGFGPALLALVQTSINRGFKAGIALAFGVFLSDLFLVLLSFQGVIQVVEQPKNKLAFGIASGLILIVFGIITYIKKPKTKADEIKVKDPRAITYILKGFFLNVANPFIWLFWMATMVAFTSNYQKDEHAIMTMFSVTLITVFLSDTLKSYLAGKLKPLLTERLLVLINSVAGIGLILFGISLMVRAFWF
- a CDS encoding GH3 auxin-responsive promoter family protein, which codes for MPLLGTLIKKAYQIKDRPALREAKVSPIEIQYKELKKLLSKAEITAFGEHYHFSKILHSKQTIQDFQNTIPVFDYSKMFQAWWYRSLNGEAYVSWPGKVKYFALTSGTSEASSKQIPVTGDMLKSIKKASLRQLVSASRYDFPIEFFQKGILMIGGSTHLNLNGSYLEGDLSGISAGNIPFWFQHFYKPGRRISKERDWATKLDEIVKSAPKWDIGVIVGVPAWIQIILERIIETHKLNSIHDIWPNLNVYVHSGVAFAPYKKSFDKLFARPIIYNESYLASEGYIAYQNQPEDLGMKLILDNGIFYEFVPFNDQNFDDEGNINANAKVLHIGQVNDKEEYALLLSNNSGAWRYLIGDTVKFNSVEKSQIIITGRTKHFLSICGEHLSMDNINRAMELTQQDLDIEVGEFTVMGVEHGSLWAHEWHVGTDCQVEPKVIKEALDNHLNTLNDDYRVERMEAIKDVTVKIIPTQIFAKWMKINGKEGGANKFPRVLKNKIKTDWLEFLKQEGY